Part of the Eshraghiella crossota genome is shown below.
ACGCTAAAATTATAACACTATGTTACCGGTTGTCAACTAATTTTAATAAATTAAATAGTATAATTTTCTTTGTTGTTATTCTGCCATTCAACCAGATCTGCTAAAGTAATGTTATCTACCACTCCATTAATTGCATCATTAAGTCTTCTCCATACTTCAATGGTAGCACAATTCTCAACCCGGTCACACTGAACAACATTATCCTCTATGCACGCAACCGGTGCAAGAGAACCCTCTGTGAGTCTCAGAATCATACCTACAGTATATTCAGATGGTTCT
Proteins encoded:
- a CDS encoding RrF2 family transcriptional regulator, whose translation is MKVSTKGRYALRLMIDIAVNSNDKPVSIKEIARRQGISEKYLEQIISILNSAGFVRSIRGAQGGYVLRKEPSEYTVGMILRLTEGSLAPVACIEDNVVQCDRVENCATIEVWRRLNDAINGVVDNITLADLVEWQNNNKENYTI